A window of the Brassica napus cultivar Da-Ae chromosome C5, Da-Ae, whole genome shotgun sequence genome harbors these coding sequences:
- the LOC106418119 gene encoding protein LAX PANICLE 2-like isoform X2 produces MTNMVPLDSSPLLGVFSYGGCSGGRGGFTKAEMIREATINNQDSSGETCSVSDPIAYMSSPQGNKDDGSASRNAVVSCIDIEDNKDKSWLRLGIGPEENTNNTASYKLQRCCSKNARGRENSLELSLFTSTSTAAGAFSSSVEDHRQPQQPQQPPYCHDQLLTMRGASLVYNHQLTRPQTLINAAFSFPSSTPWIPQYTAPCRPSSLGMMSERNVINNNNVTRSCCVEEGGAGPSSEFRVLDPPRRPHSGLWFLLQASQFQEKEPFLPQVNKRYLRIKDGKITVRLLIKYLMKKLQLDSESESVDNFALNGNDTCGWVICGRVMRGWVICGRVMCG; encoded by the exons ATGACCAATATGGTTCCTCTTGATTCCTCACCCCTTTTAGGCGTTTTCAGCTACGGCGGTTGCAGCGGTGGCCGAGGCGGTTTCACGAAGGCAGAGATGATCAGAGAAGCAACAATAAACAATCAAGATTCTAGTGGAGAAACATGCTCCGTCTCCGATCCAATAGCATACATGTCCTCCCCTCAGGGCAACAAAGACGATGGATCCGCATCAAGGAACGCCGTCGTTTCTTGTATTGACATAGAAGATAACAAAGATAAATCTTGGCTCCGCTTAGGTATAGGACCTGAAGAAAACACCAACAACACGGCGTCGTATAAGCTCCAACGTTGTTGTAGCAAAAACGCACGTGGGAGAGAAAACTCGTTAGAGCTCAGTTTGTTTACCTCAACCTCAACCGCGGCAGGAGCGTTTAGTAGTAGTGTAGAAGATCACCGGCAGCCGCAGCAACCGCAGCAGCCTCCATATTGTCATGATCAATTGCTAACGATGCGCGGAGCGTCGTTGGTTTACAATCATCAATTAACTCGGCCACAAACTTTGATCAACGCCGCGTTTTCGTTTCCATCTTCAACGCCATGGATACCTCAATATACGGCGCCATGTAGACCATCATCATTAGGAATGATGAGTGAGCGTAACGTTATTAACAATAACAATGTTACACGGAGTTGTTGTGTGGAAGAGGGAGGAGCTGGACCAAGCTCGGAGTTTAGGGTTCTTGATCCTCCAAGAAGACCACATTCTggtctttggtttcttcttcaAGCTTCACAATTTCA GGAAAAGGAACCGTTTTTGCCTCAAGTTAATAAACGCTACTTGAGAATCAA AGACGGGAAAATCACAGTTAGATTGCTAATTAAGTACCTTATGAAGAAGCTTCAACTGGATAGTGAATCTGAG AGTGTGGACAATTTTGCCCTTAATGGAAATGACACTTGTGGATGGGTGATTTGTGGACGAGTGATGCGTGGTTGGGTGATTTGTGGACGAGTGATGTGTGGATGA
- the LOC106418119 gene encoding protein LAX PANICLE 2-like isoform X1: MTNMVPLDSSPLLGVFSYGGCSGGRGGFTKAEMIREATINNQDSSGETCSVSDPIAYMSSPQGNKDDGSASRNAVVSCIDIEDNKDKSWLRLGIGPEENTNNTASYKLQRCCSKNARGRENSLELSLFTSTSTAAGAFSSSVEDHRQPQQPQQPPYCHDQLLTMRGASLVYNHQLTRPQTLINAAFSFPSSTPWIPQYTAPCRPSSLGMMSERNVINNNNVTRSCCVEEGGAGPSSEFRVLDPPRRPHSGLWFLLQASQFQEKEPFLPQVNKRYLRIKDGKITVRLLIKYLMKKLQLDSESEIEIRCRGQQLSPLLTMQHVRDTIWSPKLSSSPSFTSLRDSSTSDHVMVLHYGRTP; this comes from the exons ATGACCAATATGGTTCCTCTTGATTCCTCACCCCTTTTAGGCGTTTTCAGCTACGGCGGTTGCAGCGGTGGCCGAGGCGGTTTCACGAAGGCAGAGATGATCAGAGAAGCAACAATAAACAATCAAGATTCTAGTGGAGAAACATGCTCCGTCTCCGATCCAATAGCATACATGTCCTCCCCTCAGGGCAACAAAGACGATGGATCCGCATCAAGGAACGCCGTCGTTTCTTGTATTGACATAGAAGATAACAAAGATAAATCTTGGCTCCGCTTAGGTATAGGACCTGAAGAAAACACCAACAACACGGCGTCGTATAAGCTCCAACGTTGTTGTAGCAAAAACGCACGTGGGAGAGAAAACTCGTTAGAGCTCAGTTTGTTTACCTCAACCTCAACCGCGGCAGGAGCGTTTAGTAGTAGTGTAGAAGATCACCGGCAGCCGCAGCAACCGCAGCAGCCTCCATATTGTCATGATCAATTGCTAACGATGCGCGGAGCGTCGTTGGTTTACAATCATCAATTAACTCGGCCACAAACTTTGATCAACGCCGCGTTTTCGTTTCCATCTTCAACGCCATGGATACCTCAATATACGGCGCCATGTAGACCATCATCATTAGGAATGATGAGTGAGCGTAACGTTATTAACAATAACAATGTTACACGGAGTTGTTGTGTGGAAGAGGGAGGAGCTGGACCAAGCTCGGAGTTTAGGGTTCTTGATCCTCCAAGAAGACCACATTCTggtctttggtttcttcttcaAGCTTCACAATTTCA GGAAAAGGAACCGTTTTTGCCTCAAGTTAATAAACGCTACTTGAGAATCAA AGACGGGAAAATCACAGTTAGATTGCTAATTAAGTACCTTATGAAGAAGCTTCAACTGGATAGTGAATCTGAG ATAGAGATAAGATGCAGAGGACAACAATTATCGCCGTTGTTGACGATGCAGCATGTAAGAGATACAATATGGAGTCCAAAATTATCTTCCTCCCCGTCATTCACCTCGCTTCGGGATTCATCAACTAGTGATCATGTCATGGTTTTGCACTATGGTAGGACTCcttaa